In one Cloacibacillus porcorum genomic region, the following are encoded:
- a CDS encoding glutamine synthetase III family protein: MMAKVEEIFGTMVFNDFTMKQRLPKETFKAFKKSVSEGKPVARDIANVVANAMKDWAVEKGATHFTHWFQPMTGITAEKHDSFISPLDNGRVIMEFSGKELIKGEPDASSFPSGGLRATFEARGYTAWDPTSYAFIKENTLCIPTVFCSYGGEVLDKKTPLLRSMDVINVQALRILRLFGNNDVTHVTTTVGPEQEYFLVDKELYKKRKDLRFTGRTLFGAKPPKGQELDDHYFGAILPRVTEFMADLDEELWKLGILAKTEHNEVAPAQHELAPIFTNTNMSCDHNQLTMELMKKVADRHGLVCLLHEKPFAEVNGSGKHINWSLATDNGLNLLDPGRTPSENAQFLLFLCAVIKGVDEYQDMLRAVVATAGNDHRLGANEAPPAVISMFIGEELMDILESIEKGTVYKDRVASHMEIGVDTLPLFRRDTTDRNRTSPFAFTGNKFEFRMLGSSQSIAGPNIVLNTIVAEELEQFADVLEGAGDFKETLNGLIRKTISEHKRIIFNGNGYEDAWLEEAARRGLSNYRTTPDAMPHYVDAKNIALFTKHKVFTEVEMRSRCEVHLENYCKVIRIEALTMAEMVRKDIIPAAYTYLKRLSETAVAVKTACPELDCAMEINMLKYLRTLTDSLYVNINRLEGILTEAEECGSAEDAALYYRDKVLPVMGELRSAADEIERFVGEKYWPYPTYGELLYSV, translated from the coding sequence ATGATGGCAAAGGTAGAAGAGATATTCGGCACGATGGTATTTAACGACTTTACGATGAAGCAGCGCCTTCCGAAGGAGACCTTCAAGGCGTTCAAGAAGTCCGTCAGCGAGGGAAAGCCGGTCGCGCGTGATATCGCCAACGTCGTCGCCAACGCGATGAAGGACTGGGCGGTGGAGAAGGGCGCGACGCATTTCACCCACTGGTTCCAGCCGATGACGGGGATAACGGCGGAGAAGCACGACAGCTTCATTTCGCCGCTCGACAACGGCAGGGTGATAATGGAATTTTCCGGCAAGGAGCTGATAAAGGGTGAGCCGGACGCCTCCTCCTTTCCCTCCGGCGGCCTGCGCGCCACCTTTGAGGCGCGGGGCTATACCGCCTGGGACCCAACGTCATATGCCTTTATAAAGGAAAACACCCTCTGCATCCCCACCGTCTTCTGCTCTTACGGCGGCGAGGTGCTTGACAAGAAGACTCCGCTCCTGCGCTCGATGGACGTCATCAACGTTCAGGCACTGCGTATTTTGCGGCTCTTCGGCAACAACGACGTCACTCATGTCACCACGACGGTGGGGCCGGAACAGGAATATTTTCTCGTCGACAAAGAGCTTTACAAAAAACGTAAGGACCTGCGCTTTACGGGGCGCACGCTCTTCGGGGCTAAGCCGCCGAAGGGACAGGAGCTGGACGACCACTATTTCGGCGCGATACTCCCGCGCGTGACGGAGTTTATGGCCGATCTCGACGAGGAGCTCTGGAAGCTCGGCATCTTGGCGAAGACCGAGCACAACGAGGTCGCTCCCGCACAGCATGAGCTGGCGCCGATATTTACCAACACCAATATGAGCTGCGACCATAACCAGCTGACGATGGAGCTGATGAAAAAGGTCGCCGACCGCCATGGGCTCGTCTGCCTCCTGCATGAAAAGCCATTTGCCGAGGTCAACGGCTCCGGCAAGCATATCAACTGGTCGCTCGCGACGGACAACGGCCTTAATCTGCTTGATCCCGGCAGGACACCTTCGGAGAACGCCCAGTTCCTTCTCTTTCTCTGCGCGGTAATAAAGGGCGTGGACGAGTATCAAGATATGCTCCGCGCAGTCGTTGCGACGGCGGGCAACGACCACCGGCTCGGCGCTAACGAAGCGCCGCCGGCGGTCATCTCGATGTTTATCGGCGAGGAGCTGATGGATATTCTGGAGTCGATAGAGAAGGGTACCGTCTATAAGGACCGGGTCGCGAGCCATATGGAGATCGGCGTGGATACGCTGCCGCTCTTCCGCAGGGATACCACCGACCGCAACCGGACATCTCCCTTCGCCTTTACGGGCAATAAGTTTGAGTTTCGTATGCTAGGCTCAAGCCAGTCGATCGCGGGGCCGAACATTGTGCTCAATACGATTGTCGCCGAGGAACTCGAGCAGTTCGCCGACGTCCTGGAGGGGGCCGGTGATTTTAAAGAGACGCTCAACGGTCTTATCAGGAAGACGATATCCGAACATAAGCGCATCATTTTCAACGGCAACGGTTACGAGGATGCCTGGCTCGAGGAGGCGGCGCGCCGCGGCCTTTCCAACTACCGGACGACCCCCGACGCCATGCCGCACTATGTCGACGCGAAGAATATCGCGCTCTTTACCAAGCATAAGGTGTTCACGGAGGTTGAGATGCGCTCGCGCTGCGAGGTACATCTTGAGAACTACTGCAAGGTGATCAGGATAGAGGCGCTGACGATGGCCGAGATGGTGCGGAAGGATATCATCCCCGCCGCCTACACCTACCTCAAGCGTCTCAGCGAGACGGCGGTGGCGGTTAAGACGGCCTGCCCGGAGCTGGACTGCGCGATGGAGATCAATATGCTCAAGTACCTGCGCACGCTGACCGATTCGCTCTATGTGAATATCAACAGGCTTGAGGGAATCCTGACGGAGGCGGAAGAGTGCGGGAGCGCGGAGGATGCCGCCCTCTATTACCGTGACAAGGTCCTGCCGGTGATGGGCGAGCTGCGTTCCGCGGCGGATGAGATTGAACGCTTTGTCGGAGAAAAGTACTGGCCCTATCCGACATACGGCGAACTGCTTTACAGCGTATAA
- a CDS encoding BMC domain-containing protein has product MDLSDFGRIDSGKLRLVQEMVPGKQVTLAHIIASPDEIIYKKLGLNPDLDYRQSAIAILSMTPSEISVIAGDIAIKTSAIEIGFIDRFSGTCIFTGKISNVQSAVNSILTYLKNKLGFTICEITRT; this is encoded by the coding sequence ATGGATCTGAGCGATTTTGGCAGAATAGATTCCGGCAAACTGCGCCTCGTTCAGGAGATGGTGCCGGGCAAGCAGGTGACGCTGGCCCACATCATCGCCAGCCCGGACGAGATCATCTACAAGAAGCTGGGACTTAACCCGGATCTTGACTACAGGCAGTCGGCCATCGCCATATTGAGCATGACCCCATCGGAAATTTCTGTTATTGCAGGCGACATCGCCATCAAGACATCCGCGATAGAGATTGGTTTCATCGACCGTTTCAGCGGAACCTGCATATTTACGGGAAAGATATCGAATGTGCAGTCGGCAGTGAACAGCATATTGACGTACCTTAAAAACAAGCTGGGCTTCACGATCTGCGAAATAACGCGCACATGA
- a CDS encoding glutaredoxin family protein, producing MAQDCPQCHYTPAPKKKEEKEECPQCFYEPNAEDKKMEEGADCSQCYYETKPEPEPEECPQCFYDVAAIKEQEAEAAAEEERGGKVVVYTMPECGFCRMVMDFLKARGIEFEEVSIPSSKEAQHFMESHGYISAPVTVIGDKEIMGAEISEIKKALGL from the coding sequence ATGGCCCAGGATTGCCCGCAGTGTCATTACACACCAGCGCCTAAGAAAAAAGAAGAAAAAGAAGAATGCCCGCAGTGCTTCTACGAGCCAAACGCGGAGGATAAGAAGATGGAGGAGGGCGCCGACTGTTCTCAGTGTTACTATGAGACGAAACCGGAGCCTGAACCCGAAGAGTGTCCCCAGTGCTTTTACGATGTGGCGGCCATCAAAGAGCAGGAGGCCGAAGCCGCGGCTGAGGAGGAAAGGGGCGGCAAGGTCGTCGTCTACACGATGCCCGAATGCGGATTCTGCCGTATGGTCATGGATTTCCTCAAGGCGCGCGGCATAGAATTTGAGGAGGTAAGCATCCCCTCAAGCAAAGAGGCCCAGCACTTCATGGAGTCGCACGGCTACATAAGCGCTCCGGTGACCGTCATCGGAGACAAGGAGATAATGGGAGCCGAGATATCGGAGATAAAGAAGGCTCTGGGACTTTAG
- the fucO gene encoding lactaldehyde reductase, which yields MANRMVWNGTAYFGAGAIKNIPEEVARRGFKKALIVTDKDLIKFGVAKKVFDVLEEAGLAYAVFDSLKQNPTIKNVQDCVAAFKAAGADYMIAIGGGSSMDTAKGTGIIINNPEYADVRSLEGVAPTKHPAVPTFAVPTTAGTAAETTINYVITDEEKRRKFVCVDPHDIPQIAVVDADMMSSMPKGLAAATGMDALTHAIEGYITPGAWELSDMFSLKSIQLIADNLRAAVNDDCSQAKENMALGQYVTGMAYSNVGLGLVHGMAHPLGAFYDMPHGVANALLLPYIMEYNADYTGEKYREIARVFGVEGVDKMSPAEYRRAAVDAVRQLSKDVHIPQKLSELNVKEADLEALTESAFADVCTPGNPRKATKEDILALYKEAF from the coding sequence ATGGCAAACCGTATGGTCTGGAATGGAACGGCGTATTTTGGCGCGGGCGCGATCAAAAACATCCCTGAAGAGGTGGCGCGCCGCGGATTTAAAAAGGCGCTCATCGTAACTGATAAGGACCTTATCAAATTCGGTGTGGCGAAGAAGGTATTTGACGTTCTCGAAGAGGCTGGACTTGCCTACGCGGTGTTTGACAGCCTCAAGCAGAACCCGACGATCAAAAACGTGCAGGACTGCGTGGCCGCCTTTAAGGCCGCGGGGGCCGACTACATGATCGCCATTGGAGGCGGCTCCTCGATGGATACCGCAAAGGGGACGGGCATCATCATCAACAATCCAGAATATGCCGACGTTCGTTCGCTCGAAGGCGTCGCTCCGACGAAACACCCCGCGGTGCCGACCTTCGCGGTCCCGACGACCGCCGGTACCGCCGCGGAGACTACGATCAACTATGTCATCACCGACGAGGAAAAGCGGCGTAAGTTTGTCTGTGTCGATCCGCATGATATCCCGCAGATCGCGGTCGTGGACGCCGATATGATGAGCTCGATGCCGAAAGGCCTCGCCGCCGCCACGGGCATGGACGCCCTCACCCACGCGATAGAGGGATATATCACGCCAGGAGCGTGGGAACTTTCGGATATGTTCAGCCTTAAGTCGATCCAGCTTATCGCCGACAACCTGCGCGCCGCCGTCAACGACGACTGCTCTCAGGCCAAGGAGAACATGGCTCTCGGACAGTACGTGACTGGCATGGCTTATTCAAATGTCGGTCTAGGCCTGGTCCACGGCATGGCCCATCCGCTCGGAGCCTTCTACGACATGCCGCACGGTGTCGCGAACGCCCTGCTGCTGCCCTATATCATGGAATATAACGCCGACTATACCGGTGAGAAATACCGCGAGATCGCGAGAGTCTTCGGCGTCGAGGGAGTCGACAAGATGAGCCCCGCCGAGTATCGCAGGGCCGCCGTCGACGCGGTGCGCCAGCTCTCGAAAGACGTCCATATACCGCAGAAGCTCTCCGAGCTCAATGTGAAAGAGGCCGACCTCGAGGCGCTCACGGAATCGGCCTTCGCCGACGTCTGCACCCCCGGCAACCCGCGCAAGGCGACAAAGGAAGATATCCTCGCCCTCTACAAAGAGGCGTTCTAG
- a CDS encoding DMT family transporter: protein MRPSVRRDKLLPVIFIMLQSVIYGFGNPLTKIAYYSITPLWCLTLRFSLAFVLFAAFFGKEAYLRLRGVRAADYLPAGISAALVFILNNIALNMTSATNVGFIMSLPVVIAPLMAVPILKRRYDIRHLPVQLGALGGIYLLCCSGGELRLNAGDLIVLLSTVCWAASLAYSERSLANIDAASVTLVQITATALMSFVCAVIFERSASLSAVKPAAWMVVVYLAVTCSCLGFMLQNLALRRTSSAAVALLQTMQPIMTTAAAWMLLGERLDFVGMAGAAVIIICIVAEVYVSGKTASA, encoded by the coding sequence ATGCGGCCGTCAGTAAGAAGAGATAAGCTGTTACCTGTTATATTTATAATGCTGCAGAGCGTCATCTACGGCTTTGGAAATCCGCTGACAAAGATCGCCTATTACAGTATCACGCCGCTGTGGTGTCTTACGCTGCGCTTCTCGCTCGCCTTCGTGCTCTTCGCCGCCTTTTTCGGTAAGGAGGCCTATTTGAGGCTGCGCGGCGTGAGGGCGGCGGACTATCTTCCCGCGGGAATCAGCGCGGCGCTGGTCTTTATCCTCAATAATATCGCCCTTAACATGACCAGCGCGACCAACGTCGGCTTTATCATGTCGCTGCCGGTGGTGATCGCCCCGCTGATGGCCGTACCCATCTTAAAGCGCCGCTATGATATCCGTCACCTGCCGGTACAGCTCGGGGCGCTGGGCGGCATCTATCTGCTCTGCTGCAGCGGCGGCGAACTGCGGCTGAACGCCGGCGATCTGATCGTCCTGCTCTCCACCGTCTGCTGGGCCGCTTCGCTGGCGTACAGCGAACGCTCTCTCGCAAATATCGACGCCGCCTCGGTCACGCTGGTCCAGATAACGGCTACGGCGCTGATGAGCTTTGTCTGCGCCGTCATCTTTGAACGGAGCGCCTCTCTCTCCGCCGTCAAACCGGCGGCGTGGATGGTGGTCGTATATCTGGCCGTCACCTGCAGCTGTCTCGGCTTCATGCTGCAAAATCTCGCGCTGCGCCGCACCTCATCCGCCGCCGTCGCCCTGCTGCAGACCATGCAGCCGATAATGACGACCGCCGCCGCCTGGATGCTGCTCGGCGAAAGGCTGGACTTCGTCGGGATGGCCGGCGCCGCCGTCATAATCATCTGCATCGTAGCGGAGGTCTATGTGAGCGGCAAAACCGCGTCCGCGTAG
- a CDS encoding BMC domain-containing protein: MINSIGLLEVKSIPIGMLATDEMLKAADIKALISTPICPGKYMIAVYGNVGAVKSAMETGVQLADSSIVSSYIINNVHESIPAAVTGTSEVDKILSVGVIETISALTAVMAGDIAAKASNIRLMEIRIARGLGGKGFLVFTGELSAVKSAMNSCLNQLKESGEITGSCVISSPHPEFVDKLLSNC; this comes from the coding sequence ATGATAAATTCAATTGGACTACTGGAGGTAAAGAGCATCCCCATCGGTATGCTGGCCACGGACGAGATGCTCAAAGCTGCCGACATAAAGGCACTTATCTCTACGCCGATATGCCCCGGCAAATATATGATCGCCGTATACGGAAATGTCGGCGCCGTAAAAAGTGCTATGGAGACCGGCGTCCAGTTGGCTGATTCTTCCATCGTTTCCAGCTATATAATAAACAACGTACATGAGTCGATTCCAGCGGCGGTCACCGGCACCTCCGAGGTAGATAAGATCCTCTCCGTCGGCGTTATAGAAACGATATCGGCCCTCACGGCCGTCATGGCAGGAGACATAGCGGCGAAGGCCTCGAATATAAGGCTCATGGAGATAAGGATAGCGAGAGGTCTGGGAGGCAAGGGATTCCTTGTCTTCACAGGCGAGCTCTCCGCGGTGAAGTCGGCGATGAATTCCTGCCTGAACCAGCTGAAGGAGAGCGGCGAGATCACCGGCAGCTGCGTCATCTCGTCGCCGCATCCGGAATTTGTGGATAAGCTGCTCTCGAATTGTTGA
- the ahpC gene encoding alkyl hydroperoxide reductase subunit C, which produces MSLIGKEVSDFTVNAYHDFEFKTVSKADILGKWSVFFFYPADFTFVCPTELKDLADKYEELKEVGCEVYSVSCDTHFVHKAWQDASETIKAIKFPMLADPTGKLARDFEVMIEDQGIAERGTFIVNPEGRICAYEVNAGNVGRNADELFRKILALQFVAQYGDRVCPAKWTPGKETLKPGLDLVGKI; this is translated from the coding sequence ATGTCTCTTATCGGAAAAGAAGTCAGTGACTTTACAGTAAACGCCTATCATGATTTTGAATTTAAGACGGTGTCAAAGGCCGACATCCTTGGCAAATGGTCGGTATTTTTCTTCTATCCGGCGGACTTTACCTTCGTATGCCCCACGGAGCTTAAGGACCTTGCCGACAAATACGAGGAGCTTAAAGAGGTAGGCTGCGAGGTCTATTCCGTCTCCTGCGATACCCATTTTGTCCACAAAGCGTGGCAGGACGCCTCAGAGACGATCAAAGCGATCAAATTCCCGATGCTTGCGGACCCCACCGGTAAACTCGCGCGCGATTTTGAGGTGATGATCGAGGACCAGGGGATCGCGGAGCGCGGAACATTCATTGTTAACCCCGAGGGCAGGATATGCGCCTACGAGGTGAACGCCGGCAACGTCGGACGCAACGCGGACGAACTCTTCAGAAAGATTTTGGCCCTTCAGTTTGTTGCCCAGTACGGCGACCGTGTCTGTCCGGCGAAGTGGACCCCAGGTAAAGAGACGCTGAAACCCGGTCTCGATCTTGTCGGAAAGATCTAG
- a CDS encoding prepilin-type N-terminal cleavage/methylation domain-containing protein: protein MRKDARKAFTLVEMLIVIIVIGILAGLMMISSGSATDKAEETACLNNRKILERSYNIYRISESSLTFTEVLEKVKAEHPKMVLDYGDDDFEVFSGVCPAHGKCAITLVDPNVVVAECMIHNNGFSDSLTKKLYGFLTGKKNYDGLARDVKTVADYFSKVNPANGTLDSTGENYGSKMTKQIGEDIGIDLSNYSWQIKKNGNNYTFYFTKEKISNKINQTVNVTKYDPVTKTFVNGTVKIIKNTTSGQSNAIIDATSFKQLS from the coding sequence ATGCGCAAGGATGCGAGAAAAGCCTTCACTCTTGTGGAAATGTTGATAGTGATAATCGTGATAGGTATACTTGCCGGCCTGATGATGATTTCAAGCGGCAGCGCCACCGATAAGGCGGAGGAGACCGCCTGTTTAAATAACAGAAAAATCTTGGAGCGCAGCTATAATATTTATAGAATATCCGAATCTTCATTAACTTTTACTGAAGTTTTGGAGAAAGTAAAGGCTGAACATCCTAAAATGGTGCTTGATTATGGCGATGATGATTTTGAAGTTTTCAGCGGAGTCTGCCCCGCTCATGGAAAATGCGCGATTACCCTTGTAGACCCCAATGTTGTGGTGGCTGAATGTATGATACATAATAATGGTTTTTCTGATTCTTTAACGAAAAAATTATATGGATTCTTAACCGGTAAAAAAAATTATGATGGATTAGCTAGAGATGTTAAAACGGTCGCCGACTATTTTAGTAAAGTAAATCCTGCGAATGGTACTTTAGATTCCACTGGGGAAAACTACGGTTCAAAAATGACAAAGCAGATAGGGGAAGATATCGGAATCGATTTATCTAACTATTCGTGGCAGATAAAAAAGAATGGTAATAATTATACTTTTTATTTCACAAAAGAAAAAATATCTAACAAGATAAATCAAACGGTAAATGTAACGAAATATGACCCTGTAACAAAAACTTTTGTTAATGGCACAGTAAAAATTATAAAGAATACAACGAGTGGTCAGTCGAATGCGATAATTGACGCTACCTCATTTAAGCAGCTTTCATAA
- a CDS encoding EutP/PduV family microcompartment system protein — MKKLILMGRSECGKTTLIQALRGNVIKYHKTQYINHYDVVIDTPGEYAENSTLSKALALYTYEADVVGLLLSATEEYSLYPPCVTACCNRPVIGIVTQTDHEGAHVERAHNWLDLAGCRPIFHVSSYTGEGIWQILNYLKEPGDKLPWETEEEAERPRAVISDKYGDIKQ; from the coding sequence ATGAAAAAACTGATATTGATGGGGCGCAGCGAATGCGGTAAAACTACCTTAATACAGGCGCTCCGCGGCAATGTTATCAAGTATCATAAGACGCAGTATATCAACCACTATGACGTCGTCATCGACACTCCCGGCGAGTATGCCGAAAACAGCACGCTGTCAAAGGCGCTCGCCCTCTATACCTACGAGGCCGACGTCGTAGGGCTGCTGCTGAGCGCCACGGAAGAATATTCCCTCTATCCGCCCTGCGTGACGGCCTGCTGCAACCGTCCGGTCATCGGGATCGTCACGCAGACCGATCACGAGGGGGCCCATGTGGAACGGGCGCACAACTGGCTTGATCTGGCGGGATGCCGTCCGATCTTCCACGTCAGCTCCTACACCGGCGAGGGAATATGGCAGATACTCAACTACCTGAAAGAACCGGGCGACAAACTTCCGTGGGAGACGGAGGAGGAGGCCGAAAGGCCGCGGGCCGTAATCTCCGATAAATATGGGGATATAAAACAATAA